In the Phenylobacterium soli genome, CGCCTCCCCCACCGCCCCAGCCGCCGCCGCCGCCCCATCGGTCGCGCCGGTCGCCGGAGGAGAGGATGAGCGGCAGCAGCCACCACAGTCCCCCGCCCCCGCCGGCGTAGCGGCGGCGGCTGAACAGGCCGGCGAGGATGAAGAAGATCACCACCACGGCGATGATCACCGGGATCGGCGGCGCCTGGTCCTGGTTGGCGCGCTGGGCCTGGAGCTGCTCGGCCTGGGCGACGTTGGCCTTGGCCTGGTCCTCGGGCAGGCCGAGCTGCTGGATCAGCGCCTCGGTCCCGTCGACGATGCCCTGCTCCATGTTGCCGGCCTTGAAGGCGGGCAGCACCTTGCGCTGCAGGATAACGTTGGAGAGGGCGTCGGTGAGCACCGGCTCGAGGCCGTAGCCGACCTCGATGCGGACCTTCCGCTCCTTGGGCGCGACGAGCAGAATGACCCCGTCGTTCACCCCCTTGCGGCCGATCTGCCAGGTGCGGCCGAGCTGATAGCCGTAGTCCTCGATCTCGTAGCCCTGCAGGTCGGGCACGGTGGCGACGACGAGCTGGTGGCCGGTCTGCTGCTCGAGCTGGGCGAGCTCGCCGTCGAGCTTCTGGGTGGTCTGGGGCGACAGCAGGTGCGCGTCGTCGACCACCCGGCCGGTGAGCGGCGGGAACTTGGGCTCGGCCAGGGCGGGCACGGCGAGAAGGACGAGGACGAAGGCGGCCGCGAGGAC is a window encoding:
- a CDS encoding TPM domain-containing protein produces the protein MKAVLAAAFVLVLLAVPALAEPKFPPLTGRVVDDAHLLSPQTTQKLDGELAQLEQQTGHQLVVATVPDLQGYEIEDYGYQLGRTWQIGRKGVNDGVILLVAPKERKVRIEVGYGLEPVLTDALSNVILQRKVLPAFKAGNMEQGIVDGTEALIQQLGLPEDQAKANVAQAEQLQAQRANQDQAPPIPVIIAVVVIFFILAGLFSRRRYAGGGGGLWWLLPLILSSGDRRDRWGGGGGWGGGGGGGFSGGGGSFGGGGSSGSW